A region of the Zymomonas mobilis subsp. mobilis ATCC 10988 genome:
ATATTGTCGCGGTTCCCGACGATATTAACGGGCAAGACCTGATCGCTGCTTTTGCCAATAGTGGCCTCAGTCGCCTTCCGGTTTATAAAGAAACCTTGGATGATATTATTGGCATGTTGCATGTCAAAGATATCTTCAGCCTGATGGCCGAAGGCCAAAGGGATAATTTCGATTTAAAATCGCTACTCCGCCAACCTCGCTATGTCCCAGAAACTATGGGTGTGCTTGATCTGTTGGCTGAAATGCGGGCAACCCGTACCCATATGGCGATTGTCTTGGATGAATATTCCGGCACCGAAGGTCTGATTACCATCGAAGATCTGGTCGAAGAAATCATCGGCGACATCGAAGACGAACATGACGAAGCCCCAACCGCGCTTCTGACCTCGCGTCCTGACGGTATTTGGGAAGCCGAAGGCCGGACAGAATTAGAAGACATCGCGGAATGGATTGATCCCCATCTCAGCGAAGTTGAAGAAGATGTCGATACCATCGGCGGGCTTGCGACTGTTTTGGCCGGACATGTTCCACAACGGGGCGAAATCTTGGAACATCCCAGCGGTTGGCGCATTGAAATTCTGGCCGGAGACAGTCGCCATGTCGAACGCGTCAGACTTTACCCTCCTAAAAAGAATCCGGATGAGGATTAAAGCCCTTTATGCTTAAAAATATCTGGAACCGGATGAGCAACCGACGACGCCTCCTTAGCGGGATGCTGCTTTTAGCCTGTATTAGTGCGCCGGTTGTTCTCAGGGATCGGGCGCATGTGCCTTTTGATCAGGTCACAGGCACAAAACCGGTTCTAACCGAACCCAGATGGCATAGGCTTTGGCCGGTTTTCAATCCGGGGCGCTTTGTCGGCTGGTCGGACGATCATAAAAAGCCAGAAACAGTTTCAGGTTTAAAAATATCGCTTTTTGCCGATAAACTGTTTCATCCCCAATGGATTTATCTGTTACCGAATGGTGATATTCTCGTTTCAGAATCCAACGCCCCGATTTCGTCTCGTCATAAACCGGGATTTCTCAAGCGCCTTTTCTGGCATCTTACTCGCCGTGAAAAGGATTCTTCACCGGACAGGATTGTTTTGCTGCGCGATAGCAATCACGACGGGAAAGCTGACCAGAAAAGCATTTTCATCGACAATCTTCACTCCCCTTTTGGTATCGCCTTAAAAGGGGACAGGCTTTATGTCGCCACCAGCGATGCCATTCTCGCCTATCCCTATAAAGGCGGTGAAGATCATATCACCGCGCCAGCGCAGCAAATCACAACGCTTCCGGCAGGCGACATCAATCTGAACTGGACACGCAATATCCTTCTCAGTCCAGACGGGCGTTTCCTTTATGTGGCGGTTGGTTCTGCGACCAATATCGCGGATAAAGGCATGGCACTGGAAAAGGAACGCGCTGCGGTCTGGGAAATCGACCTGCAAAATAACAGTCACCGACTGTACACCACAGGCCTTCGGAATCCGGTCGGTATGGCCTTCCATCCAGAAACGAAGGCATTATGGTCAGTTGTCGATGAAAGAGATAATGTCGGCTCGGATATGGTGCCGGATTATCTGACCCAACTGAATGAAGGTGATTATTACGGCTGGCCTCAATTTTATTGGGGCGGCTATCCCGACCGTCATTTCAAAAAGATCGACAAGCTGACACAAAGCACGGTGACATGGCCGGATTATTCGCTCGGGGCGCATGTTGCTCCCTTGGCCTTGGTTTTTGCCCATGATCCGGCTTCTGGTCGGGTCAATCTTGGGGATAACTTCAAAAACGGTGCCTTTATTTCCGAACATGGCTCGCTCTATCGCTATCCATGGTCAGGCTATCAGGTCGTTTTTGTGCCTTTTAATGACAAAGGCGAAGCTACCGGAAAGCCGATCACGGTGGTCAAGGACTTCCGGCAAGGCAACAAGGTCTATGGTTTACCGGCCGGTATGACCGGCGATGCTTCCGGTGCCTTGTTGATTGCAGATGAAGCCAGCAACCGCATCTGGCGGCTGTCCAAAGACTAACCGACAATCCGGCAAGAATCTCCGACTCTTTGGTCTTTTCTGTTTTTCCTGTCAGAGGCGATGCCTGACAGGAAATCAGAAGCCATAGCCAAGGCGGGCTTTATCAAACGGTGTCTCTTACTATTTCGCTTATAAACGACGTCATGCTTTTGCCGCAGAGATAAACCGACGTCTAAAAGTCGGCTAGACCGTCTGTCACCCCATCAAAAACATGCCTATCGTGGGATAAACAGCCTGCCTAACGGGCTATTGCATCAAATAAAAAGATACCCGTCATATCTGCCATCCGGTGACGATAGCGATCAACTTTATCGGGATAGCGAACCCCCTTCACCAAAGACAGACTGCGTAGTTGGGCAAATAAATGAATATCATCGGTCGATAACTGACCATTGACCGCTTCCGGTGACTGAATAAGCGGTTCCAACTGCTCCAAACTATCTTCATAACGTTGAATCAGGCGTGGCGTTTCTTTGATACATTGATCGAAACTACCGACCTCGCCTTCTTTGCGGCGAATAAAATAGCGTCTTGCCGCTTGGGTAGCGAATTCTGGCAAAGGAGCCATCACCGCCCTCGGATAAAGCAAAGAATAAATACCCGAAAAGCTGTGCATAGCGCGTAAAACGGCCGGATTCCGCGCTCCCGTTAAAAGAGGACGGCCTTTTTCTTGGTCGATATATTGGACGATATCCATACTCTCGCCCATAAAATGGCCATTTTCTTCCAAAATCGGCACCAGCTTATAACCGGTCATGCGGATCGGCTGCGCTTCGTCATTATGCTGCAAGATAACCTGATCGAAAGCTAAATCTTTCAATCCAAAAATCATCCGTGCTTTCACACAGAAAGGACAATGTTCATAGATATAGAGCTTCAAATTCATGAGCCGACCCGCCTTATTGACCATCTCAAACAGGCGGACATTCTACCCCGCAAGGCAACAATATTTAAGACAGAAATCACTTTCCTCAAAAAGCTCTCAAAGTTTTTTGACAACAGGAAAGAGCAAGAGCATGCACCCCATCGACAGAATTATAAATCTTCCGGCGACAATCCCAAGGCTTCACGGGCGCGTTGACCAAGATCAAGCCCATTGATAACTTCAACCATATGGAAAGGATCGATTTCGGTAACTCGTTTCCCTTCGCGGCTTTCTTTATAATAGGAAAGTTTCAAAACAGCTTTGCCATTTTCCTTTTTCAGAACGCCTCTTCCGATAATCTCGACCGAAGGACTGCGTAACGAAAGTTT
Encoded here:
- a CDS encoding phage major tail tube protein — its product is MDASQDFDVMQLFNAENDLLGVVSEVSLPEPVYKKIPSDDPSIADEVTLASLGILAFSAEDALVEAVRQKGFTKLSLRSPSVEIIGRGVLKKENGKAVLKLSYYKESREGKRVTEIDPFHMVEVINGLDLGQRAREALGLSPEDL
- a CDS encoding PQQ-dependent sugar dehydrogenase; protein product: MLKNIWNRMSNRRRLLSGMLLLACISAPVVLRDRAHVPFDQVTGTKPVLTEPRWHRLWPVFNPGRFVGWSDDHKKPETVSGLKISLFADKLFHPQWIYLLPNGDILVSESNAPISSRHKPGFLKRLFWHLTRREKDSSPDRIVLLRDSNHDGKADQKSIFIDNLHSPFGIALKGDRLYVATSDAILAYPYKGGEDHITAPAQQITTLPAGDINLNWTRNILLSPDGRFLYVAVGSATNIADKGMALEKERAAVWEIDLQNNSHRLYTTGLRNPVGMAFHPETKALWSVVDERDNVGSDMVPDYLTQLNEGDYYGWPQFYWGGYPDRHFKKIDKLTQSTVTWPDYSLGAHVAPLALVFAHDPASGRVNLGDNFKNGAFISEHGSLYRYPWSGYQVVFVPFNDKGEATGKPITVVKDFRQGNKVYGLPAGMTGDASGALLIADEASNRIWRLSKD
- a CDS encoding hemolysin family protein; translated protein: MSEDSSTDNGGGLWRGLRNFLFHEEKEPTLREVIEKAIEEHEHDAPDRDDLSPIERRMLRRLLHFGRRSAGDVGTPRADIVAVPDDINGQDLIAAFANSGLSRLPVYKETLDDIIGMLHVKDIFSLMAEGQRDNFDLKSLLRQPRYVPETMGVLDLLAEMRATRTHMAIVLDEYSGTEGLITIEDLVEEIIGDIEDEHDEAPTALLTSRPDGIWEAEGRTELEDIAEWIDPHLSEVEEDVDTIGGLATVLAGHVPQRGEILEHPSGWRIEILAGDSRHVERVRLYPPKKNPDED
- the grxB gene encoding glutaredoxin 2 — its product is MNLKLYIYEHCPFCVKARMIFGLKDLAFDQVILQHNDEAQPIRMTGYKLVPILEENGHFMGESMDIVQYIDQEKGRPLLTGARNPAVLRAMHSFSGIYSLLYPRAVMAPLPEFATQAARRYFIRRKEGEVGSFDQCIKETPRLIQRYEDSLEQLEPLIQSPEAVNGQLSTDDIHLFAQLRSLSLVKGVRYPDKVDRYRHRMADMTGIFLFDAIAR